The following coding sequences lie in one Salvelinus fontinalis isolate EN_2023a chromosome 21, ASM2944872v1, whole genome shotgun sequence genomic window:
- the LOC129818493 gene encoding amblin-like: MANPRLNVFLLGVMLPIALSIEPFCSKKMDEGKPVEGKEDNTKLQYYYDEGAGICFPFFYKGLEGNENRFNTDRTCMEACSAKFEELYPAADAVCDLRLDHGSCFAMMLMYYYNAKEGTCRIFHYGGCQGNGNRFETREHCQQTCMAKGTRHGAAQPGANPDESSTNAGLIVGILGGIVFTMAVISAIVLFVVQRKGKSSKDGREQELPIEMS, encoded by the exons ATGGCAAATCCACGGTTGAATGTCTTTTTACTAGGAGTTATGCTTCCTATAGCTTTGTCCATTG AACCGTTTTGCAGTAAGAAGATGGACGAGGGAAAGCCAGTGGAGGGAAAGGAAGATAACACTAAACTGCAGTATTACTACGATGAGGGGGCAGGCATCTGCTTTCCTTTCTTCTACAAAGGACTGGAAGGGAATGAGAACCGCTTCAACACAGACAGGACGTGCATGGAGGCCTGCTCTGCCAAGTTTGAGGAGCTCTACCCAGCTGCAG atGCAGTGTGTGACCTTCGATTGGACCATGGCAGTTGCTTTGCCATGATGTTGATGTACTACTACAACGCAAAAGAGGGAACCTGCCGTATCTTCCACTACGGGGGCTGTCAGGGCAATGGCAACCGTTTCGAGACCAGAGAACACTGTCAACAGACATGCATGG CCAAAGGAACCAGGCATGGTGCTGCACAGCCAGGAGCTAACCCAGATGAGAGTTCCACTAATGCAG GACTGATCGTGGGTATTTTAGGAGGAATTGTGTTCACCATGGCAGTGATCTCTGCTATTGTTCTCTTTGTTGTTCAAAG GAAAGGGAAATCAAGCAAAGATGGGAGAGAGCAGGAACTACCTATTGAGATGTCCTAG